A window of Candidatus Abyssobacteria bacterium SURF_5 genomic DNA:
GCGTCCCCCATGAAGATTCTGGCCGGATTGAAATTATAAATGAGGAACCCGAACAATGTTCCGGCGATGACCAACAGGATAGCGGCGGTAAGAGTTTGATGGAGCGGGAAAACCACGAAAAAGAATATTAGCGCTGCGATCAATGCGACACCCGCGCTGAGACCGTCCATATTATCCAGGAAATTAAAGGCATTCACCATAAGCACTATCCAGAAAATCGTCGCCACCCAGGTAACAGGCGGGAATGAAATGAAGATATCCAAGCGGACCCCGAAGGAGACCACGATAATGCCGGCGAGCACCTGGGCGGCCAGTTTTACCCGCGGGCGGAGCGAGAAAACATCATCAATCAGGCCCGCCAGAAAAATGAGGGTACCTCCGGCCATGATTCCAAGAGCGCGAAGAACGGCCGGCTTCTCCCCCAGCGCCACCGAATACTGGAGATGACGGGCGACATTGGCGATCAACGGAATCTTGTCATTCAGCAGATGAAGCAACCACATGTGAACAGCGACAACACCCAGGAAGGAGACATAGATGGCCACTCCTCCCAGATAGGGAATCGGGCGCTCGTGGTTTTTTCTTCCGGCAGGAAGGTCATAGATCTGAAACCGATGTGAAACCGCGATCATCAGCTTTGTCAGCGCCATAGACAAAAGAACTGATATGCAAAATATATATATATATATTAAAAACCACATATCTGGACCATTCCTTCAATACC
This region includes:
- a CDS encoding undecaprenyl/decaprenyl-phosphate alpha-N-acetylglucosaminyl 1-phosphate transferase gives rise to the protein MWFLIYIYIFCISVLLSMALTKLMIAVSHRFQIYDLPAGRKNHERPIPYLGGVAIYVSFLGVVAVHMWLLHLLNDKIPLIANVARHLQYSVALGEKPAVLRALGIMAGGTLIFLAGLIDDVFSLRPRVKLAAQVLAGIIVVSFGVRLDIFISFPPVTWVATIFWIVLMVNAFNFLDNMDGLSAGVALIAALIFFFVVFPLHQTLTAAILLVIAGTLFGFLIYNFNPARIFMGDAGAMFIGFVLAALTVVGTFYMDDHMSPWGLFTPILILGVPIFDTVGVIYLRWKAHLPVYVGDNRHFSHRLVHLGMSKRDAVIFIYLVSFAVGVGATLLRYLRLSGAITLFVQTLGIFAIIILLMVADRNKRIIERWNNQNEPEEKKENGIHICEPTGKTSPSS